A genome region from Rhodanobacter thiooxydans includes the following:
- the nrdR gene encoding transcriptional regulator NrdR — MHCPFCQHEDTRVIDSRLTEDGSTVRRRRECPQCGERFNTFETAELKLPTVVKSGERRETFDERKLRVSFERALQKRPVTSDAVDAAVRAIVNDLRRSGEREVPSRQVGELVMRELKNLDQVAYVRFASVYRKFEDVHAFREEIEKLERDLPGLSELQLPLLGGGKRKP; from the coding sequence ATGCATTGCCCCTTCTGCCAGCACGAAGACACCCGCGTGATCGACTCGCGGCTCACCGAGGACGGCAGCACCGTGCGCCGTCGGCGCGAGTGTCCGCAGTGCGGCGAGCGTTTCAACACGTTCGAGACGGCCGAGCTGAAGCTGCCGACGGTCGTGAAGAGCGGCGAGCGGCGCGAGACGTTCGACGAGCGCAAGCTGCGGGTAAGTTTCGAGCGCGCGCTGCAGAAACGGCCGGTGACCAGCGACGCGGTGGACGCGGCGGTACGCGCCATTGTCAACGACCTGCGCCGCAGCGGCGAGCGCGAGGTGCCGTCGCGTCAGGTCGGCGAGCTGGTGATGCGCGAGCTGAAAAACCTCGACCAGGTCGCCTACGTGCGCTTCGCCTCGGTCTACCGCAAGTTCGAGGACGTGCATGCGTTCCGCGAGGAGATCGAGAAACTCGAGCGCGACCTGCCGGGTTTGTCCGAATTGCAGTTGCCCCTGCTAGGCGGCGGCAAGCGCAAACCGTAG
- the ldcA gene encoding muramoyltetrapeptide carboxypeptidase — protein MPETRIRLIAPSGYPHDRLAMARGVERLQAAGCRVDGLEVLERSELRYAGSDAQRAADLNALATADELPDIALAIRGGYGATRLLAQLHYDALRECLSGSSTVLVGHSDFTALQLALHAKSGLCTFSGPMLGADFGAETLSAFTWQHFWGTVRAPSAQVEWATAPDAELDVQGPLWGGNLAVLCSLLGTPYFPGVDGRGIDGGILFVEDVGEPPFRIERMLYQLQLSGVLGRQRALLLGHFSQCRPSSYDNGYDLADSFAQIRRVSGVPVLGGLPIGHEPDKCTLPFGAPARLRVAGGEARLSFSGYPHLPPGV, from the coding sequence ATGCCTGAAACCCGCATCCGCCTGATCGCCCCTTCCGGCTACCCGCACGATCGCCTGGCGATGGCGCGTGGCGTCGAGCGTTTGCAGGCGGCGGGCTGCCGTGTGGACGGCCTGGAGGTGCTCGAGCGCAGCGAGCTGCGCTATGCCGGCAGCGACGCGCAGCGGGCTGCCGACCTCAACGCGCTGGCTACCGCGGACGAGTTGCCGGACATCGCGCTGGCGATCCGCGGCGGCTACGGCGCCACGCGTCTGCTGGCGCAGCTGCATTACGACGCCCTGCGCGAATGCCTCAGCGGCAGCAGCACCGTGCTGGTCGGCCACAGCGACTTCACCGCGCTGCAGCTGGCGCTGCATGCGAAGAGCGGCCTGTGCACGTTCAGCGGCCCGATGCTGGGCGCCGACTTCGGCGCCGAAACGCTCAGTGCATTCACCTGGCAGCACTTCTGGGGCACCGTGCGTGCGCCCTCGGCGCAAGTCGAATGGGCCACCGCGCCCGACGCCGAGCTCGACGTCCAGGGGCCGCTGTGGGGCGGCAACCTGGCCGTGCTGTGCAGCCTGCTCGGCACGCCGTATTTCCCGGGCGTCGACGGCCGCGGCATCGACGGCGGCATCCTGTTCGTCGAGGACGTCGGCGAGCCGCCGTTCCGGATCGAGCGGATGCTGTACCAGTTGCAGCTGTCGGGCGTACTGGGGCGCCAGCGCGCACTGCTGCTGGGCCATTTCAGCCAGTGCCGGCCCAGCAGCTACGACAACGGCTACGACCTGGCCGACAGCTTCGCGCAGATCCGCCGGGTCAGCGGCGTGCCGGTGCTCGGCGGCCTGCCGATCGGCCACGAGCCGGACAAGTGCACCCTGCCGTTCGGCGCGCCGGCGCGGCTGCGCGTCGCGGGCGGCGAGGCGCGGCTATCCTTCAGCGGCTATCCGCATTTGCCGCCCGGCGTTTGA
- the thiL gene encoding thiamine-phosphate kinase, producing MEFDLIELIRQHTAQARDDVRLGIGDDAAVLAVPAGKELAVAIDTLVEGVHFPRGTAPMDIGWKALAVNLSDLAAMGASPAWALLALTMPSADTAFVEGLAEGFARLAQPHRLALVGGDTTRGPLTISVAVHGFVPPGQALTRAGARAGDVVLVTGTLGDAAAGLHGVQHPPRDDDNRAGLRAFLGERLNRPTPRLAAGAALRGQATACIDISDGLLADLGHICTASGVGAEIEAAWLPRSLALLELYDETTALHFALSGGDDYELCFTAPAARVAELQAGLARLGCGATKIGRILEGEGVRVRAADGSWLATDRPGWEHFA from the coding sequence ATGGAATTCGACCTGATCGAACTGATCCGCCAACATACCGCGCAAGCGCGCGACGACGTACGCCTCGGCATCGGCGACGACGCCGCCGTGCTGGCGGTGCCAGCGGGGAAGGAACTGGCGGTGGCGATCGACACCCTGGTCGAGGGCGTGCATTTTCCGCGGGGCACCGCGCCGATGGACATCGGCTGGAAGGCGCTGGCGGTGAATCTGTCCGACCTCGCCGCGATGGGCGCCAGCCCGGCCTGGGCGCTGCTCGCGCTGACCATGCCCAGCGCGGACACGGCCTTCGTCGAGGGTCTTGCCGAGGGTTTCGCCAGGTTGGCGCAACCGCACCGCCTGGCCCTGGTCGGCGGCGACACCACCCGCGGGCCGTTGACGATCAGCGTGGCCGTGCACGGCTTCGTGCCGCCGGGCCAGGCGCTCACCCGCGCCGGCGCGCGTGCCGGCGACGTGGTGCTGGTCACCGGCACGCTGGGCGACGCGGCCGCCGGCCTGCATGGCGTGCAGCATCCGCCGCGCGACGACGACAACCGTGCCGGGCTGCGCGCGTTCCTGGGCGAGCGGCTGAACCGCCCGACGCCGCGGCTGGCGGCTGGCGCCGCGCTGCGCGGACAGGCCACGGCGTGCATCGACATCTCCGACGGACTGCTCGCCGACCTCGGCCACATCTGCACGGCCAGTGGCGTCGGCGCGGAAATCGAGGCCGCCTGGCTGCCGCGCTCGTTGGCGCTGCTGGAGCTGTACGACGAAACCACCGCGCTGCACTTCGCCCTGAGCGGCGGCGACGACTACGAACTGTGCTTCACCGCGCCGGCCGCCCGTGTCGCCGAACTTCAGGCCGGCCTGGCCCGGCTCGGTTGCGGCGCCACGAAGATCGGCCGCATCCTGGAGGGCGAAGGCGTGCGCGTGCGTGCCGCCGACGGCTCGTGGCTGGCCACGGACCGGCCGGGCTGGGAGCACTTCGCGTGA
- a CDS encoding riboflavin synthase, whose amino-acid sequence MFTGIIQSVGRVARLEPRGGDVRLHVDTADLDLGDAQLGDSIAVSGVCLTAIALEPHGFSADVSNETLSLTSLGQLKAGDPVNLEKALRLADRLGGHLVSGHVDGLGKVVSIAPDGRSQRWTFEVPAALARYIAAKGSVCIDGTSLTVNEVAGDRFGVNLIPHTVEHTAFHARRVGDAVNIEVDVVARYIERLLSRGETPKLDEAFLKQHGFA is encoded by the coding sequence ATGTTCACCGGCATCATCCAGTCCGTGGGCCGCGTCGCGCGGCTCGAACCGCGCGGCGGCGACGTGCGGCTGCACGTCGATACCGCCGACCTCGACCTTGGCGACGCGCAGCTGGGCGACTCGATCGCCGTCTCCGGCGTGTGCCTCACCGCGATCGCGCTGGAGCCGCATGGCTTCAGCGCCGATGTCTCCAACGAGACCTTGTCGCTCACTTCGCTGGGCCAGCTGAAGGCCGGTGACCCGGTGAACCTGGAAAAGGCGTTGCGCCTGGCCGACCGCCTTGGCGGGCACCTGGTCTCCGGCCACGTCGACGGCCTCGGCAAGGTGGTCTCGATCGCGCCGGACGGGCGCTCGCAGCGCTGGACCTTCGAGGTGCCGGCGGCGCTGGCGCGCTACATCGCGGCAAAAGGTTCGGTCTGCATCGACGGCACCAGCCTCACCGTCAACGAGGTGGCCGGCGACCGCTTCGGCGTCAACCTGATCCCGCACACCGTCGAACACACCGCGTTCCACGCCCGCCGCGTGGGCGACGCGGTGAACATCGAGGTGGACGTGGTGGCGCGCTACATCGAGCGGCTGCTGTCGCGGGGCGAGACGCCGAAGCTGGACGAGGCCTTCCTCAAGCAGCACGGCTTCGCCTGA
- the ribH gene encoding 6,7-dimethyl-8-ribityllumazine synthase — protein MKTIEGDFATPKGRFAIVAGRFNGFVVEPLVAGARDALLRHGVKDDAIELVRVPGAWEIALAAHKLANSGKYAAVIALGAVIRGATPHFDFVAGECAKGLAKAALDSGVPVAFGVLTTDSIEQAIERAGTKAGNKGADAAMAALEMVNLYGKL, from the coding sequence ATGAAGACCATCGAAGGCGATTTCGCCACCCCGAAAGGCCGTTTCGCCATCGTCGCCGGTCGCTTCAACGGCTTCGTCGTCGAGCCGCTAGTGGCCGGTGCGCGCGATGCGCTGCTGCGCCACGGCGTGAAGGACGACGCGATCGAACTGGTGCGCGTGCCAGGCGCGTGGGAAATCGCGCTGGCCGCGCACAAGCTGGCGAATTCGGGCAAGTACGCGGCGGTGATCGCGCTGGGCGCGGTGATCCGCGGCGCCACCCCGCACTTCGATTTCGTCGCCGGCGAATGTGCCAAGGGCCTGGCCAAGGCTGCGCTGGATTCCGGCGTGCCGGTGGCGTTCGGCGTGCTGACCACCGACAGCATCGAGCAGGCGATCGAGCGCGCCGGCACCAAGGCCGGCAACAAGGGCGCCGACGCTGCGATGGCCGCACTGGAAATGGTCAACCTGTACGGGAAGCTGTGA
- the ribD gene encoding bifunctional diaminohydroxyphosphoribosylaminopyrimidine deaminase/5-amino-6-(5-phosphoribosylamino)uracil reductase RibD: MAHALRLAEHGLYTTQPNPRVGCVIAHGDEVVGTGFHRRAGEPHAEVFALREAGERARGATAYVTLEPCAHHGRTPPCADALVAAGVGRVVIAAEDPFPQVDGRGIGKLRAAGITVEPGLMREAALALNCGFFSRIERGRPFVRVKLAMSLDGRTALANGESKWITGAAARADVQRWRARSSAILTGSGTVLGDDPRLTVRLPDDAEFMPPLRVVLDRRLRTPAGSHVLDGSAPTLLLHGEAASYKDDRFARVERVALATPDDALDLREALVLLAGRGCNEVQVEAGPTLCGALFTAGLVDELLLYVAPLLLGDGARPLLQLPTLDEMARRWQLRVVDQRMLGADWRLQLRPA; this comes from the coding sequence ATGGCGCATGCCCTGCGCCTGGCCGAGCACGGCCTGTACACCACCCAGCCGAACCCGCGGGTGGGTTGCGTGATCGCGCATGGCGACGAGGTGGTCGGCACTGGCTTTCATCGACGCGCTGGCGAGCCGCATGCCGAGGTGTTCGCGCTGCGCGAGGCGGGTGAACGGGCGCGTGGCGCCACCGCCTACGTGACGCTGGAGCCGTGCGCGCACCACGGGCGCACGCCACCATGCGCCGATGCGCTGGTGGCCGCCGGCGTCGGGCGGGTGGTGATTGCGGCCGAAGACCCGTTCCCGCAGGTCGACGGCCGCGGCATCGGCAAGCTGCGCGCCGCCGGCATCACCGTCGAACCCGGCCTGATGCGCGAAGCGGCGCTTGCGCTGAACTGCGGCTTCTTCAGCCGGATCGAGCGTGGCCGTCCGTTCGTGCGGGTGAAGCTGGCGATGAGCCTGGACGGGCGCACCGCGCTGGCCAATGGCGAATCGAAGTGGATCACCGGTGCGGCCGCGCGCGCCGACGTGCAGCGCTGGCGCGCGCGCAGCTCGGCAATCCTCACCGGCAGCGGCACCGTGCTGGGCGACGATCCGCGGCTCACCGTGCGCTTGCCCGACGACGCGGAGTTCATGCCGCCGCTGCGCGTCGTGCTGGACCGCCGGTTGCGTACGCCGGCCGGCAGCCATGTGCTGGACGGTTCCGCGCCAACCCTGCTGCTGCACGGGGAGGCGGCTTCCTACAAGGACGACCGCTTCGCGCGGGTCGAGCGGGTGGCGCTGGCCACGCCAGACGACGCGCTCGACCTGCGCGAAGCGCTGGTCCTGCTGGCCGGGCGCGGCTGCAACGAGGTTCAGGTGGAGGCCGGCCCGACCCTGTGCGGCGCGCTGTTCACCGCCGGCCTGGTCGACGAGCTGCTGCTCTACGTCGCCCCGCTGTTGCTGGGCGACGGCGCGCGCCCGTTGCTGCAGCTGCCCACACTTGACGAGATGGCGCGGCGCTGGCAACTACGGGTGGTCGACCAGCGCATGCTAGGTGCCGACTGGCGGCTGCAGCTGCGCCCGGCGTGA
- the ribB gene encoding 3,4-dihydroxy-2-butanone-4-phosphate synthase, which produces MAFNTIPEILEDIRAGRMVVILDDEDRENEGDLIMAAQMVRPEDVNFMVREARGLLCLTLTEQRTRQLGLRPMVSDNTSAYHTNFTVSIEAAEGVTTGISAHDRARTIQVAVKSDAKPQDLSQPGHIFPLTAQPGGVLTRAGHTEAGCDLAALAGLEPSAVLIEILHEDGSMARRPELEIFARKHGLKIGSIAELIRYRLETEKTVQRVHEEAVETEFGPFRLVAYRDAIRRGLHYALVRGKVDDGAPALTRVHVRNTLSDVLHLKRDDLGLTVTAALRRIADEDRGVLLVLSGEDTPEALLARLSRQPGKQAPEEAQQQEWRQLGLGAQILADLGVHRLRVLGTPRKLVGLGGFGLEVVEYV; this is translated from the coding sequence ATGGCTTTCAATACCATTCCCGAAATCCTCGAAGACATCCGCGCCGGCCGCATGGTGGTGATCCTCGACGACGAGGACCGCGAGAACGAAGGCGACCTGATCATGGCCGCGCAGATGGTGCGGCCCGAGGACGTGAACTTCATGGTGCGCGAGGCGCGCGGCCTGCTGTGCCTCACGCTGACCGAGCAGCGCACGCGCCAGCTCGGCCTGCGCCCGATGGTCAGCGACAACACCTCGGCCTACCACACCAACTTCACCGTCTCGATCGAGGCGGCCGAGGGTGTTACCACCGGCATCTCGGCGCACGACCGTGCACGCACGATCCAGGTCGCGGTGAAGTCGGACGCGAAGCCGCAGGACCTGTCGCAGCCCGGCCACATCTTCCCGCTCACCGCACAGCCGGGCGGCGTGCTGACCCGCGCCGGACATACCGAAGCCGGTTGCGACCTGGCCGCACTGGCTGGGCTGGAACCCTCGGCGGTGCTGATCGAGATCCTGCACGAGGACGGTTCGATGGCGCGCCGGCCGGAGCTGGAGATCTTCGCGCGCAAGCACGGCCTGAAGATCGGTTCCATCGCCGAGCTGATCCGCTATCGCCTCGAAACCGAGAAGACCGTGCAGCGCGTGCACGAGGAAGCGGTGGAGACCGAGTTCGGTCCGTTCCGGCTGGTGGCCTACCGCGATGCGATCCGTCGCGGCCTGCACTACGCGCTGGTGCGCGGCAAGGTCGACGATGGCGCGCCGGCACTGACTCGCGTGCACGTGCGCAACACCTTGTCCGACGTGCTGCACCTGAAGCGCGACGACCTCGGCCTCACGGTCACTGCGGCATTGCGCCGGATCGCCGACGAGGACCGCGGCGTGCTGCTGGTGCTGTCCGGTGAGGACACGCCCGAAGCGCTGCTGGCCCGGCTCAGCCGCCAGCCGGGCAAGCAGGCGCCGGAGGAAGCGCAGCAGCAGGAATGGCGCCAGCTCGGCCTCGGCGCGCAGATCCTGGCCGACCTCGGCGTGCACCGCCTGCGCGTGCTGGGCACGCCGCGCAAGCTGGTGGGGCTGGGCGGTTTCGGGCTCGAAGTGGTCGAATACGTCTAA
- a CDS encoding IS110 family transposase, with the protein MTNVVGVDVAKATFDVAVGLAKPGKFQTRAKVANREEGFQELMTWLDKHAPEAAVCMEATGIYHEALAIFLVQQGKTVYVANPAQVKYFGKSQLTRTKTDRTDAKLIAQFATSQQAGTHPMAPWMPPTAAQRTLRALVERLDDLKGMERMEANRLDVANDAVRDSVEASLKELRKQIKALEQRINNHIDKDPQLRYDAALMTSIPGIAKTTSASLLAALGDLRRFDAPGKLVAFAGLNPARRESGTLKGQVRISKTGAPGLRAKLYFPAICAKNHNPVVRAFCERLLARGKLPIVTVCAAMRKLLHLVWGVIHTNSLFDPDYPRHRLVASAHASPGCSLA; encoded by the coding sequence ATGACAAACGTTGTGGGAGTGGATGTGGCCAAGGCCACGTTTGATGTGGCCGTTGGTCTGGCCAAGCCGGGCAAATTCCAGACACGCGCCAAGGTGGCCAATCGTGAAGAAGGCTTCCAGGAGTTGATGACCTGGTTGGACAAGCACGCGCCGGAAGCGGCGGTGTGCATGGAAGCGACGGGGATCTATCACGAGGCACTGGCCATCTTCCTGGTACAGCAAGGCAAGACGGTCTACGTGGCCAATCCGGCGCAAGTAAAGTACTTCGGCAAGAGCCAGCTGACGCGAACCAAGACCGACCGCACAGACGCCAAGCTCATTGCGCAGTTCGCCACCAGTCAGCAGGCCGGCACCCATCCGATGGCGCCGTGGATGCCGCCGACAGCGGCCCAGCGCACCTTGCGCGCGCTGGTCGAACGGCTGGACGATCTCAAGGGCATGGAGCGGATGGAAGCGAACCGACTCGACGTCGCCAATGACGCCGTACGCGACTCGGTGGAAGCGTCGCTCAAGGAACTGCGCAAGCAGATCAAGGCGCTGGAGCAGCGCATCAACAATCACATCGACAAGGATCCCCAGCTGCGCTACGACGCGGCGTTGATGACGTCCATCCCCGGCATCGCCAAGACCACGTCGGCCTCCCTGCTCGCCGCACTGGGCGACCTGCGACGCTTCGACGCGCCGGGCAAGCTGGTCGCCTTCGCCGGCCTCAACCCGGCACGGCGCGAGTCGGGCACGCTCAAGGGACAGGTCCGGATCTCCAAAACCGGTGCCCCCGGCTTGCGCGCCAAACTCTACTTTCCCGCCATCTGCGCCAAGAACCACAACCCCGTGGTTCGTGCCTTCTGCGAACGGTTGCTCGCACGCGGGAAGCTCCCCATCGTGACCGTGTGTGCCGCCATGCGGAAGCTCCTGCACCTAGTCTGGGGCGTCATCCATACCAACTCGCTGTTTGATCCTGACTACCCCAGACACCGCCTCGTTGCCTCTGCGCACGCATCACCTGGATGCTCGCTTGCATAA
- a CDS encoding GNAT family N-acetyltransferase, with amino-acid sequence MPGATGAPDGQVPEIETARLRLRAHQAGDHASCTAIWSDPAVTRHIGGRPFTAEEVWKRLLQYRGLWSLLGYGYWAVEEKASGRYVGDVGFADLARELQPSLRGMLECGWVLAPQVHGKGYASEAVAAIAPWADLQFPDRRVVCIIAPENQASIRVAEKAGFRLWQPSTYHDSPTLVFSR; translated from the coding sequence ATGCCGGGCGCTACGGGGGCGCCGGACGGGCAGGTGCCGGAAATCGAGACCGCGCGGTTGCGCCTGCGCGCGCACCAGGCCGGCGATCACGCCAGCTGCACGGCGATCTGGTCGGATCCCGCGGTCACCCGCCACATCGGTGGGCGCCCGTTCACCGCCGAGGAAGTGTGGAAGCGCCTGCTGCAGTATCGCGGGCTGTGGAGCCTGCTCGGCTACGGCTATTGGGCCGTCGAGGAGAAAGCCAGCGGTCGCTACGTCGGCGACGTCGGTTTCGCCGACTTGGCGCGCGAACTGCAGCCCTCGTTGCGCGGCATGCTGGAGTGCGGCTGGGTGCTGGCGCCGCAGGTGCACGGCAAGGGCTATGCGAGCGAGGCGGTGGCGGCGATCGCGCCCTGGGCCGACCTGCAGTTTCCCGACCGGCGCGTGGTGTGCATCATCGCGCCGGAGAACCAGGCGTCGATCCGGGTCGCGGAAAAAGCCGGTTTCCGTCTGTGGCAACCGTCGACCTATCACGACAGTCCCACCCTCGTGTTCAGCCGTTGA
- the nusB gene encoding transcription antitermination factor NusB translates to MHHAPQGIDLAARSRARRRALQALYAWQLSGSHMNAVIEQFRHEQDMEVADLDYFEDLLHGVEKNVDVLDASLRPHLDREVAQVDPIERAALRLAAYELKFRPDVPYRVVINEAIEVTKRFGADHGHSYVNGVLDKLAGDLRAVEKRG, encoded by the coding sequence ATGCACCACGCCCCGCAAGGCATCGACCTGGCCGCGCGCTCGCGTGCCCGCCGCCGCGCCTTGCAGGCGCTGTATGCGTGGCAGCTCTCCGGCAGCCACATGAACGCGGTGATCGAGCAGTTCCGCCACGAACAGGACATGGAAGTGGCCGACCTCGACTATTTCGAAGATCTGCTGCACGGCGTGGAGAAAAACGTCGACGTACTGGACGCCAGCTTGCGTCCGCACCTCGATCGCGAGGTAGCGCAGGTCGACCCGATCGAACGCGCCGCGCTGCGGCTGGCCGCCTACGAGCTGAAGTTTCGCCCCGACGTGCCGTATCGCGTGGTGATCAACGAGGCGATCGAGGTGACCAAGCGCTTCGGCGCCGACCACGGCCACAGCTATGTCAACGGCGTGCTGGACAAGCTGGCCGGCGACCTGCGCGCGGTCGAGAAGCGCGGCTGA
- a CDS encoding phosphatidylglycerophosphatase A family protein, whose protein sequence is MSAKKTLSAGQRRALLATPAGWLACGFGSGLAPVAQGTFGSLAALLPWLLLRELPLPIYLIVLLAGFGVGVWACNVAGRALGVDDHRSLVWDEFIGQWIALLPLLLPALLPAGGFAWWMLLAGFVLFRLFDVWKPWPIRWLDRRVKGGMGVMIDDVVAGVFAAIVLALALYPQR, encoded by the coding sequence GTGAGCGCGAAGAAGACCCTCAGCGCAGGGCAGCGGCGCGCCCTGCTGGCCACGCCGGCCGGCTGGCTGGCGTGCGGCTTCGGCTCGGGCCTGGCGCCGGTGGCGCAGGGCACGTTCGGCTCGCTGGCCGCGCTGCTGCCGTGGCTGCTGCTGCGCGAGCTGCCGTTGCCGATCTATCTAATCGTGCTGCTGGCCGGTTTTGGCGTGGGCGTGTGGGCCTGCAACGTGGCCGGCCGTGCGCTTGGCGTCGACGACCACCGCAGCCTGGTGTGGGACGAATTCATCGGCCAGTGGATTGCGCTGCTGCCGCTGCTGCTTCCCGCACTGCTGCCGGCCGGCGGATTCGCGTGGTGGATGTTGCTGGCCGGCTTCGTGTTGTTCCGCCTGTTCGACGTGTGGAAGCCATGGCCGATCCGCTGGCTGGACCGGCGCGTGAAGGGCGGCATGGGCGTGATGATCGACGACGTGGTCGCCGGCGTGTTCGCCGCGATCGTGCTGGCCCTGGCGCTGTACCCGCAACGCTGA
- the glyA gene encoding serine hydroxymethyltransferase, whose translation MFPKNCTIAGYDDELAKAIADEGQRQEDHVELIASENYASPRVMEAQGSKLTNKYAEGYPGKRYYGGCEYVDVAERLAIERLKQLFDCDYANVQPHSGSQANQAVYLALLQPGDTILGMSLAHGGHLTHGAKVNISGKLFHAVQYGVDENGLIDYDELQRLATEHQPKMLVGGFSAYSQVIDWARMRRIADSVGALFFVDMAHVAGLVAAGVYPSPLPHAHVVTSTTHKTMRGPRGGFIVAKGAGEEIEKKLQSIVFPGIQGGPLMHVIAAKAVAFKEALEPAFKEYQTQVVKNAKAMAKTFIERGYKIVSGGTENHLMLVDMIGKPITGKDAEAALGKAHITVNKNAVPNDPQKPFVTSGLRVGTPAATTRGYKEADCVELAGWICDVLDAPTDAAVITRVREAVTAQCKKYPVYG comes from the coding sequence ATGTTTCCGAAGAACTGCACGATCGCCGGTTATGACGACGAACTGGCCAAGGCCATCGCGGACGAGGGCCAGCGCCAGGAAGATCACGTCGAGCTGATCGCCTCGGAGAACTACGCCAGCCCGCGGGTGATGGAAGCGCAGGGTTCCAAGCTCACCAACAAGTACGCCGAGGGCTACCCGGGCAAGCGCTACTACGGCGGCTGCGAGTACGTGGACGTGGCTGAGCGGCTGGCGATCGAGCGGCTGAAGCAGCTGTTCGACTGCGACTACGCCAACGTGCAGCCGCACTCCGGCTCGCAGGCGAACCAGGCGGTGTATCTGGCGCTGCTACAGCCGGGCGACACCATCCTGGGCATGTCGCTCGCCCACGGCGGTCATCTCACCCACGGCGCCAAGGTCAACATCAGCGGCAAGCTGTTCCACGCGGTGCAGTACGGCGTCGATGAGAACGGCCTGATCGACTATGACGAGCTGCAGCGCCTGGCCACCGAACACCAGCCGAAGATGCTGGTCGGCGGCTTCAGCGCCTACTCGCAGGTCATCGACTGGGCGCGCATGCGCCGGATCGCCGATTCGGTCGGCGCGCTGTTCTTCGTCGACATGGCCCACGTCGCCGGCCTGGTCGCCGCCGGCGTGTATCCGAGCCCGCTGCCGCATGCGCACGTGGTCACCTCGACCACGCACAAGACCATGCGTGGCCCACGCGGCGGTTTCATCGTGGCCAAGGGCGCCGGCGAGGAGATCGAGAAGAAGCTGCAGTCGATCGTATTCCCCGGCATCCAGGGCGGCCCGCTGATGCACGTGATCGCGGCCAAGGCGGTGGCGTTCAAGGAAGCGCTGGAGCCGGCGTTCAAGGAATACCAGACGCAGGTGGTGAAGAACGCCAAGGCGATGGCGAAGACGTTCATCGAACGCGGTTACAAGATCGTCTCCGGCGGCACCGAGAACCATCTGATGCTGGTCGACATGATCGGCAAGCCGATCACCGGCAAGGACGCCGAGGCCGCGCTGGGCAAGGCGCACATCACGGTCAACAAGAACGCCGTGCCGAACGACCCGCAAAAGCCGTTCGTCACCTCCGGCCTGCGCGTGGGCACCCCCGCCGCCACCACCCGCGGCTACAAGGAAGCGGACTGTGTGGAACTGGCCGGCTGGATCTGCGACGTGCTGGATGCGCCGACCGACGCGGCGGTGATCACCCGCGTGCGCGAGGCAGTGACGGCGCAGTGCAAGAAGTATCCGGTGTATGGCTGA